In the Gasterosteus aculeatus chromosome X, fGasAcu3.hap1.1, whole genome shotgun sequence genome, one interval contains:
- the rcn2 gene encoding reticulocalbin-2 isoform X2, which translates to MLDEAHAHTMASSALWVILALQFGLGQSLHKNLHDDHYVGQQHNPEHDVNILLGDEDTEEIKLLSPTQQKKKMMEIVKRIDSNADNLLSAEEITLWIQHVYRKYALDDAKERFPEFDNDGDGVVTWEEYNAVAYDQLISLDDDAVLEDPEQASLRELHLRERRRFDFADVDGTPGLNVTEFLAFTHPSEVDHMADFTIENVLNEYDTDKDGLINLNEFIGDVRGEEDSPSQWAIEETVRFQDLYDQDKDGVLNRDEQLRWIAPNSYGSAREEALHLIKEMDHDGDGKISVAEVLKNQEAFMNSEVTDYGRQLHASHDEL; encoded by the exons ATGCTGGATGAGGCTCACGCACATACA ATGGCGTCCTCTGCATTGTGGGTCATTCTGGCGCTTCAGTTTGGATTAGGACAAAGCTTGCACAAGAATCTCCATGATGATCATTATGTTGGCCAGCAGCACAACCCTGAACATGACGTGAACATCCTCCTGGGAGATGAG GACACCGAGGAGATAAAGCTACTTAGCCCAAcacaacagaagaaaaagatgATGGAAATTGTTAAGCGTATTGATTCAAATGCTGATAATCTGCTAAGTGCAG AAGAGATCACGCTGTGGATACAGCACGTCTACAGAAAGTATGCTCTGGACGACGCAAAAGAGCGGTTCCCTGAGTTTGACAACGATGGAGACGGTGTCGTGACATGGGAGGAATACAACGCCGTCGCTTACGACCAGCTTATTAGTTTGGACGATGACGCTGTTCTGGAGGATCCAGAGCAAGCGTCCCTCAGAGAA CTCCACCTGAGGGAGAGGAGACGCTTTGACTTTGCTGATGTGGACGGCACACCTGGGCTGAATGTGACAGAGTTCCTTGCCTTCACCCACCCATCTGAAGTGGATCACATGGCT GACTTTAccattgaaaatgtgttaaatgaATATGACACCGATAAAGATGGACTCATCAATCTGAATGAATTTATTGGAGATGTTCGTGGTGAAG AGGATTCTCCTTCCCAGTGGGCGATCGAAGAAACCGTGCGCTTCCAAGACCTTTACGATCAAGATAAGGATGGTGTGTTGAATCGAGACGAGCAGCTCCGCTGGATTGCACCTAACAGCTACGGCTCGGCAAGAGAAGAG GCTCTTCACCTCATCAAAGAGATGGACCACGATGGAGACGGGAAGATCTCAGTGGCCGAAGTCTTGAAGAATCAAGAAGCGTTCATGAACAGTGAAGTCACGGACTACGGGAGACAGCTGCATGCGTCACATGATGAACTCTAA
- the rcn2 gene encoding reticulocalbin-2 isoform X1, which produces MAVVFGHRRRDTFDAQQMASSALWVILALQFGLGQSLHKNLHDDHYVGQQHNPEHDVNILLGDEDTEEIKLLSPTQQKKKMMEIVKRIDSNADNLLSAEEITLWIQHVYRKYALDDAKERFPEFDNDGDGVVTWEEYNAVAYDQLISLDDDAVLEDPEQASLRELHLRERRRFDFADVDGTPGLNVTEFLAFTHPSEVDHMADFTIENVLNEYDTDKDGLINLNEFIGDVRGEEDSPSQWAIEETVRFQDLYDQDKDGVLNRDEQLRWIAPNSYGSAREEALHLIKEMDHDGDGKISVAEVLKNQEAFMNSEVTDYGRQLHASHDEL; this is translated from the exons ATGGCGTCCTCTGCATTGTGGGTCATTCTGGCGCTTCAGTTTGGATTAGGACAAAGCTTGCACAAGAATCTCCATGATGATCATTATGTTGGCCAGCAGCACAACCCTGAACATGACGTGAACATCCTCCTGGGAGATGAG GACACCGAGGAGATAAAGCTACTTAGCCCAAcacaacagaagaaaaagatgATGGAAATTGTTAAGCGTATTGATTCAAATGCTGATAATCTGCTAAGTGCAG AAGAGATCACGCTGTGGATACAGCACGTCTACAGAAAGTATGCTCTGGACGACGCAAAAGAGCGGTTCCCTGAGTTTGACAACGATGGAGACGGTGTCGTGACATGGGAGGAATACAACGCCGTCGCTTACGACCAGCTTATTAGTTTGGACGATGACGCTGTTCTGGAGGATCCAGAGCAAGCGTCCCTCAGAGAA CTCCACCTGAGGGAGAGGAGACGCTTTGACTTTGCTGATGTGGACGGCACACCTGGGCTGAATGTGACAGAGTTCCTTGCCTTCACCCACCCATCTGAAGTGGATCACATGGCT GACTTTAccattgaaaatgtgttaaatgaATATGACACCGATAAAGATGGACTCATCAATCTGAATGAATTTATTGGAGATGTTCGTGGTGAAG AGGATTCTCCTTCCCAGTGGGCGATCGAAGAAACCGTGCGCTTCCAAGACCTTTACGATCAAGATAAGGATGGTGTGTTGAATCGAGACGAGCAGCTCCGCTGGATTGCACCTAACAGCTACGGCTCGGCAAGAGAAGAG GCTCTTCACCTCATCAAAGAGATGGACCACGATGGAGACGGGAAGATCTCAGTGGCCGAAGTCTTGAAGAATCAAGAAGCGTTCATGAACAGTGAAGTCACGGACTACGGGAGACAGCTGCATGCGTCACATGATGAACTCTAA
- the rcn2 gene encoding reticulocalbin-2 isoform X3, with protein sequence MASSALWVILALQFGLGQSLHKNLHDDHYVGQQHNPEHDVNILLGDEDTEEIKLLSPTQQKKKMMEIVKRIDSNADNLLSAEEITLWIQHVYRKYALDDAKERFPEFDNDGDGVVTWEEYNAVAYDQLISLDDDAVLEDPEQASLRELHLRERRRFDFADVDGTPGLNVTEFLAFTHPSEVDHMADFTIENVLNEYDTDKDGLINLNEFIGDVRGEEDSPSQWAIEETVRFQDLYDQDKDGVLNRDEQLRWIAPNSYGSAREEALHLIKEMDHDGDGKISVAEVLKNQEAFMNSEVTDYGRQLHASHDEL encoded by the exons ATGGCGTCCTCTGCATTGTGGGTCATTCTGGCGCTTCAGTTTGGATTAGGACAAAGCTTGCACAAGAATCTCCATGATGATCATTATGTTGGCCAGCAGCACAACCCTGAACATGACGTGAACATCCTCCTGGGAGATGAG GACACCGAGGAGATAAAGCTACTTAGCCCAAcacaacagaagaaaaagatgATGGAAATTGTTAAGCGTATTGATTCAAATGCTGATAATCTGCTAAGTGCAG AAGAGATCACGCTGTGGATACAGCACGTCTACAGAAAGTATGCTCTGGACGACGCAAAAGAGCGGTTCCCTGAGTTTGACAACGATGGAGACGGTGTCGTGACATGGGAGGAATACAACGCCGTCGCTTACGACCAGCTTATTAGTTTGGACGATGACGCTGTTCTGGAGGATCCAGAGCAAGCGTCCCTCAGAGAA CTCCACCTGAGGGAGAGGAGACGCTTTGACTTTGCTGATGTGGACGGCACACCTGGGCTGAATGTGACAGAGTTCCTTGCCTTCACCCACCCATCTGAAGTGGATCACATGGCT GACTTTAccattgaaaatgtgttaaatgaATATGACACCGATAAAGATGGACTCATCAATCTGAATGAATTTATTGGAGATGTTCGTGGTGAAG AGGATTCTCCTTCCCAGTGGGCGATCGAAGAAACCGTGCGCTTCCAAGACCTTTACGATCAAGATAAGGATGGTGTGTTGAATCGAGACGAGCAGCTCCGCTGGATTGCACCTAACAGCTACGGCTCGGCAAGAGAAGAG GCTCTTCACCTCATCAAAGAGATGGACCACGATGGAGACGGGAAGATCTCAGTGGCCGAAGTCTTGAAGAATCAAGAAGCGTTCATGAACAGTGAAGTCACGGACTACGGGAGACAGCTGCATGCGTCACATGATGAACTCTAA
- the LOC120809034 gene encoding proline-serine-threonine phosphatase-interacting protein 1 isoform X1 gives MALLFKDAFWAVDFISNAGYETISQRLNDGRRTCKDMEELLKMRASADEKYGKELVTIARKVGGLYETSTMRTSFDEMKAQIEKVGHLHIQLSASLKEEVKRMEEFRERQKEQRKKFEVIMEKVQRTKVSLFKKTIDSKKSYEQRCREADEAEQNAEKMANAPTATPKQTEKMNNKSKQCREAAEEAEKQYRLNIQQLDKTRQEWESAHINTCEIFQLQEEDRLSVLRNALWVHCNQLSMQSVKDDECYEAVRKTLENCDIITDINGFVELKSTGSAPPAPIEYQNYYETDAGENRNGSCGFVGGVMKRFSNLLQSSSGSKYSINEQVAQPAEPSDGVYAAIPGFEGSRLSSDGYMVVYEYVAKGEDELSVSVGDVVVVLEEGEDGWWTVKRNGLTGLVPGSYLAKA, from the exons ATGGCATTACTATTTAAAGATGCCTTTTGG GCAGTGGACTTTATCAGCAACGCAGGGTACGAGACTATCAGTCAGAGACTAAATGATGGTCGACGGACATGCAAGGACATGGAAGAGCTCTTGAAGATGAG GGCATCGGCAGATGAGAAATACGGCAAGGAACTTGTTACCATTGCACGCAAGGTTGGGGGATTATATGAGACCAG CACTATGAGAACATCTTTTGATGAAATGAAAGCAC AAATTGAAAAAGTAGGACACTTGCACATTCAGTTATCTGCATCTCtcaaggaggaggtgaagagaaTGGAGGAGTTCAGAGAGCGACAGAAAGAACAGAGAAAAAAG TTTGAAGTCATCATGGAGAAGGTTCAGAGGACAAAAGTCTCTCTCTTCAAGAAAACAATAGAT TCTAAAAAATCCTATGAGCAGCGTTGCAGAGAGGCAGATGAGGCGGAGCAAAACGCAGAGAAGATGGCCAACGCTCCCACAGCCACTCCCAAACAGACCGAGAAG ATGAACAACAAATCTAAACAGTGCAGAGAAGCTGCAGAAGAGGCTG aGAAACAATACAGGCTGAACATCCAACAGCTTGACAAGACTCGTCAAGAGTGGGAATCGGCACACATCAACACATGCGAG ATATTTCAGCTGCAGGAAGAAGACCGCCTCAGTGTATTACGGAATGCCCTGTGGGTGCATTGTAACCAGTTATCAATGCAGAGTGTTAAGGATGATGAG TGTTACGAGGCTGTGAGGAAAACGCTAGAAAATTGCGACATCATCACAGACATTAACGGCTTTGTGGAGTTGAAAAgcactggctccgcccccccgg CTCCAATCGAATACCAAAATTACTATGAAACGGACGCCGGAGAAAACAGAAACGGCAGTTGTGGATTTGTAGGAGGAGTGATGAAAAG GTTTTCAAATCTTCTGCAGTCGTCCAGTGGCTCAAAATACAGCATCAATGAACAAGTCGCACAACCTG CAGAACCCTCAGACGGAGTGTACGCTGCCATTCCTGGATTTGAGGGGTCCCGGCTGAGCAGTGACGGCTACATGGTCGTCTACGAATATGTGGCAAAG GGGGAGGATGAGCTCTCTGTGTCGGTCGGCGACGTTGTGGTCGTCTTAGAGGAAGGCGAGGATGGCTGGTGGACGGTGAAGAGAAACGGTCTAACTGGATTGGTCCCAGGCTCCTACCTTGCCAAAGCATAA
- the LOC120809034 gene encoding proline-serine-threonine phosphatase-interacting protein 1 isoform X2, which translates to MALLFKDAFWAVDFISNAGYETISQRLNDGRRTCKDMEELLKMRASADEKYGKELVTIARKVGGLYETSTMRTSFDEMKAQIEKVGHLHIQLSASLKEEVKRMEEFRERQKEQRKKFEVIMEKVQRTKVSLFKKTIDSKKSYEQRCREADEAEQNAEKMANAPTATPKQTEKMNNKSKQCREAAEEAEKQYRLNIQQLDKTRQEWESAHINTCEIFQLQEEDRLSVLRNALWVHCNQLSMQSVKDDECYEAVRKTLENCDIITDINGFVELKSTGSAPPAPIEYQNYYETDAGENRNGSCGFVGGVMKRFSNLLQSSSGSKYSINEQVAQPEPSDGVYAAIPGFEGSRLSSDGYMVVYEYVAKGEDELSVSVGDVVVVLEEGEDGWWTVKRNGLTGLVPGSYLAKA; encoded by the exons ATGGCATTACTATTTAAAGATGCCTTTTGG GCAGTGGACTTTATCAGCAACGCAGGGTACGAGACTATCAGTCAGAGACTAAATGATGGTCGACGGACATGCAAGGACATGGAAGAGCTCTTGAAGATGAG GGCATCGGCAGATGAGAAATACGGCAAGGAACTTGTTACCATTGCACGCAAGGTTGGGGGATTATATGAGACCAG CACTATGAGAACATCTTTTGATGAAATGAAAGCAC AAATTGAAAAAGTAGGACACTTGCACATTCAGTTATCTGCATCTCtcaaggaggaggtgaagagaaTGGAGGAGTTCAGAGAGCGACAGAAAGAACAGAGAAAAAAG TTTGAAGTCATCATGGAGAAGGTTCAGAGGACAAAAGTCTCTCTCTTCAAGAAAACAATAGAT TCTAAAAAATCCTATGAGCAGCGTTGCAGAGAGGCAGATGAGGCGGAGCAAAACGCAGAGAAGATGGCCAACGCTCCCACAGCCACTCCCAAACAGACCGAGAAG ATGAACAACAAATCTAAACAGTGCAGAGAAGCTGCAGAAGAGGCTG aGAAACAATACAGGCTGAACATCCAACAGCTTGACAAGACTCGTCAAGAGTGGGAATCGGCACACATCAACACATGCGAG ATATTTCAGCTGCAGGAAGAAGACCGCCTCAGTGTATTACGGAATGCCCTGTGGGTGCATTGTAACCAGTTATCAATGCAGAGTGTTAAGGATGATGAG TGTTACGAGGCTGTGAGGAAAACGCTAGAAAATTGCGACATCATCACAGACATTAACGGCTTTGTGGAGTTGAAAAgcactggctccgcccccccgg CTCCAATCGAATACCAAAATTACTATGAAACGGACGCCGGAGAAAACAGAAACGGCAGTTGTGGATTTGTAGGAGGAGTGATGAAAAG GTTTTCAAATCTTCTGCAGTCGTCCAGTGGCTCAAAATACAGCATCAATGAACAAGTCGCACAACCTG AACCCTCAGACGGAGTGTACGCTGCCATTCCTGGATTTGAGGGGTCCCGGCTGAGCAGTGACGGCTACATGGTCGTCTACGAATATGTGGCAAAG GGGGAGGATGAGCTCTCTGTGTCGGTCGGCGACGTTGTGGTCGTCTTAGAGGAAGGCGAGGATGGCTGGTGGACGGTGAAGAGAAACGGTCTAACTGGATTGGTCCCAGGCTCCTACCTTGCCAAAGCATAA
- the LOC120809036 gene encoding tetraspanin-3: protein MGQCGITSSKTVLVFLNLIFWAAAGILCYVGAYVFITYDDYDHFFEDVYTLTPAVTIIAVGALLFIIGLIGCCATVRESRCGLATFVVILLLVFMTEVSVVVLGYVYRAKVEKEVNVSIKKVYDEYDGTNSNAQSRAIDYIQRQLQCCGIHNYSDWQNTRWYEQSKNNSTPISCCNTNFGGCTGSLTHPEDLYQEGCEAMVVKKLKEIMMYVIWTALTFAAIQMLGMLCACVVLCRRPRGPAYELLITGGTYA from the exons ATGGGGCAGTGTGGCATCACGTCGTCAAAGACGGTCCTGGTCTTTCTGAACCTAATATTTTGG GCTGCTGCTGGTATCCTGTGCTACGTTGGAGCGTACGTCTTCATTACATACGACGACTACGATCACTTCTTTGAAGATGTGTACACTCTTACCCCGGCGGTGACAATTATCGCGGTCGGAGCCCTCCTTTTCATTATTGGACTCATTGGCTGCTGCGCTACTGTGCGAGAGAGCCGCTGTGGTCTGGCAACG TTTGTTGTTATTCTCCTGCTGGTGTTCATGACGGAAGTGTCTGTGGTGGTTCTCGGGTACGTTTACAGAGCAAAG GTTGAAAAGGAAGTAAATGTTTCCATCAAGAAAGTGTACGATGAGTACGATGGCACCAACAGCAATGCCCAGAGCCGTGCCATCGACTACATTCAAAGACAG CTCCAGTGTTGTGGGATCCACAATTACTCAGACTGGCAGAATACACGCTGGTATGAACAATccaaaaacaacagcacacCCATCAGCTGTTGCAACACTAACTTTGGAGGCTGCACGGGGTCTCTCACACATCCTGAAGATCTCTACCAAGAA ggttgTGAAGCTATGGTcgtgaagaagttgaaggagaTTATGATGTATGTCATTTGGACTGCACTGACATTTGCTGCAATCCAG ATGCTGGGgatgttgtgtgcatgtgtcgtGCTGTGCCGCAGGCCCAGAGGTCCCGCCTATGAGCTTCTTATTACCGGAGGCACCTATGCCTAA